The genome window CACACAGGAAACAGATTCCAGAGCTCGGTAAAGATTCAATTGTGTCTCTTCAATGGTGTTAGAGTGTGCTTGTTTGACATCTTTAGCTCTCACTGGATTGGACTAGACTAATAGCTAGTGTAGTCCAGTGTTTGGCACATCAAAGGCTTAGCTTTAATGATGCTAGCTCGGACTCGCCTCAACTTCGGGCCTCGCTAACTAGCACTAACTAATCCCGACCGAAAGTATGGTATTAGCCAGGACTAGATCTCGCTGCTCTCTTGGAACCCTATTCCGATTGCCACCCAGTGATTAGACTGGAAAAGAGGCGGAGGGAAGAGATGGATGGATTTTGACAGAAAAAcaaagagatgagagagaatgAGTTGAATGGGAAAATCGCCATGGCCGCCACTCGAATTAGAGATCCTAAGCTTGAGAGGGATgagttggggtttttttttggggaattGTGAATTTGGGAGGCAAGTCTTTGTGATGATAATTCCAATCGCGTCTGTAACAGAGGGATGAAAGTAGAGTAGTTACTGGAGGTGAAACAGGACAAAAAAGATAGAAGGGATGAAGACGGTGGTATGAGGGAGAAAAAGGCAGAAAAAATGGAGAGGGAAGGGAGGCAATGGGCGGAGATAAAAATGATGGAAGAAGATGATTCTAGCGAAAGGGAAaacgataaaaataataataaaaaattggtagattagattaaattaatgataaaatattgtatatgttgtcacatatgttcttatcaatatgtgattatgtaaatcctaagtagagataaaataggaatcctttgagatctagaagatctttcttaatatactttgtattacttggagagcaagtttctctcatcctaattactataaataaaggcacaaggactggggaattaacacacaattcctcaagtctattctccaatctctctcttccctttgaTGCACCTCTTTATTAAATATAGGtcataacacgttatcagcacgttTTTAACGATGTGCtaaagagaatttattcgtCTTCAATCAAGGGAGTATTACATCTCAATTAATTTAATTGAttcaattttgattttattgaattcatatacttttattaattcaatttatttttcttcttatgttgaatgtgatacaagcttgaagatgaaagccaaAATTGAAGAACGAAACCCGTTCACAATATTTATCACGCAATCCAGGTTCTTCTAAAACAACAGTGTTTATCTTGATATTTTTTCAGCCTTGATTGCATGGAtcttcaccataatgcatgatcCAACTTTACGATttacgaattttagattctacataaattgtttaTGCATTATAATCATAATATTACTAGTATATAATTAAATATGTGTGAAtacagaaacaaaaagaaagaagaaaagggttGTTGAAACCCTATAACTCGTAATGGGCTTAGATGCCCTAGTCTTCTTTAGACTGGGCTTGATTAACAAATCCCTAGCTTGAGCATGCAGCTTGTTATGGAGCCGCTAAGTCGAAGCTCGCGCTAAGATAGATACACATGTATGAACAACTTGTCGTTCGTACCATATTCTTCTTCCACCTAATCGCAATTATGCAATTTTCTATCGAAATATATGATCTTCGACAAACATAGACGACCTATAGTCGTTTCCAGATGAGACTCCCAATTTTTCCGATGACCTGAAGTCGTCATAGTGGTGAAAGTCGACGACTAGATGTCGTCCAATCTCCTCCCCAAGATTCAGGcttcaagttttcctttgaAATCTCCATAGAGTTTGAGATTTCTCACTCTTCTGATGGTTTGGAACACCATCCCGACATAATTCCGACATCATCTGCTTTAAAATCGCTGCCACCTGCAGTGCCGTGGCTTGTTTCGTCAACGGCAGCACGCCCAGCCTTCGCTGGGGTGTCCCCAACCCGACTCAAGGCTTtggaccttttttttatttgtgctCAGCCTATTACAACCCCAGCCCACACCTTGGGCCTAGGGCTTGGTTCTCAATTTTTCTTGGGCCCTCAGTTCTTTGGGCTAGGTCTTGACAGCAGACCCCAAGAGAACAAAATAGGCAGTCAGCTTAGTTTGGCTCTCCTACTCGTTTTGGGCCTTTTCCAgcccatttgtttttttttccaattggaCCTGCAGTCCAAttcgtgtgaaaaaaaaattgtttttcttttgggcttATTTACTTAGCCCAtatgaaaccctaaacccaataAATCGGGATTTGGTTCtcactttttctttcttaaccCATACTTGGGTCTGGGTTCTATTAACCCAACTCTTCTCGCTGGCCCGTAGCCCagctaattaaaataataattttttgacCCAAAgctccatattttttttagggCCATTTCCTTAAACTTTCACACAAAGGGTCCTGAAGTTACCCACTTAATatatttgttttccttttctttatatattttgtattgTATATATTGCGTTTGTTTGCAGGTATTATGAACTTGAAGTTCATACTTCCAAACCCGAAGTTTCTGAAAAATGCCATAGAAACCTTAAGTTTCTTAATGCGCAACATTCATGTTGAGACCCGAAGTCTTTCATGCTTAAATCCGTTTAaaccaaaccatgtcttagaacttgaattttctaatttgatgtttatggaaattttatttcctaaaacaCTAATCACATTCTTGTTTCCGCCATTCAACGTATTGTTGAACCTTAACAAGTTCAATTTCACTAATTTGGAAGTTTCGAACAAGAAACTACTTTATATGGATACAAGACATGACACCTCGCTTGACTATGATTAGTTATGAAATCATTGTAGTCAGTTATTCACTTGAAGACTTATGCCTGAAGCATAATCAAATGGAAATAACTCATTGTCAAGGATTCCATGGCTTTTTGACTCGCTATGGACCATTTCAAATCATATAAAGATGAATTTTTGCCTGAAGTAAAACATAATTGAAACCTTTACATCCATGAAtggtacaattctgaagtttatatccgatcgaattttgactggaaGAAAATCTTTCTCGTCCTTCTATATCTAAATTGCTCTTAAAGTAACAATATAGAGAACAGAAGTTTACTAAGTTatcggatctgattactaccacacttGTGAGAGAAAGGTACCCCAATTCGATTGGGAGCTACTGAATGGTATAGACCCAGTTTCGGCTGGAGTCTACTGAATGGTGATGCCCTGCTTTGGCAGGGATACACCAAATGGCATGCTCTGCTTGGGCAGAGGTGCGCTGAATGGTAATGCTCTGCTTCAGCAGAGGCTTACCGAACATACCCATCCAGCTTCGGCTAAAGCCTACCGAACCCAAGTCTAGGTCTGTCTATCTCTCATACAATCTAATTTCGAGTTtatttttacaacatatggtagaatcaagcCTGCTAAGAGGTGGTATCACGCCTGAAGCATGATCCCTAACACCTAAatacttcaagaataagggataatattcccGAACCTCAACCCTACAGAATCTAACGTTGTtttgatggaatagatcattggttatgcatttTTCAATGCTTTTATCAATGTTGTTGAGGGGTACCATTCCCGTAGTCAAtttgtgagactaattttgctctaCCTAAAACATTTGGAAGAGCGAAATTTGACATGGAAGGCAGTATAGGCTGAACCCCCTTGTgtattttgtttactttgtgaataatttattttgttctcgAATTTAAGATTGGTGTTTGGATGTCACTATTATTCTCGAATAAGAGTTAATCAACAAAAATTACCACATGTGACTATAATTAACTCATgcttaggcatgttttgtgggGAAATTAGTAGTCTGGTTCCatgctaacttcatacctaatcatCCCTTGACAACCTTTTAggcttatccaacctgattgtggGGCATGGCACTGCCCtatattgtccaatggtactaATTTAACCATAAAAGGGAAGCCTTAAACTCACTCGTTCCGGCAGAACGCCTTTTGAGCTTTAAGGATATTTAAGAGCATTATTAACATGTTGAAACCAATTTAGAAAAATGGAGTAAAATTCCTTGGCATATTACCATATtgcacttcctacgaatatagcCAAAAagcatattctagagaagatggaacgCGTAACGAGTGGATTATACCCATTCAAGCCCCTATGTGGTTGACCAGAACCCCGTAATTCCAAAGGAATTTTCACTATGGATGTACGTTTGGGATATCTAGGATGATCCGTGATGTGCCATTTTGGGCATCCTTTTACCAGAAGTAAAGACATCATACCTGGACACGTATCATACTTTAGCACCCTCCATCTTTCTACAAATGATTCAAAAAATGGGACATTAGTGGATTGATTCAACTACCCTACGAACCATTTAGTTACTTTATAGTATTGGTTGAATCCACAAGCTTGATTAGATAAGTTGAAGAATTTACGTCGAAAAACTTTCGATGaatattgcatgtcggttgggttttgaagttgaacatttagtaccccatgttcataccTAGAGCAAACCATGAGAAGCATTCATTAAACGTTTTCaaatgattgcacgattgattGACCATACGTACCAAAGTTCCTAAtctctgcttggggccatgcaatattgcaagcaACCATGTTGGCCCGCCCGAGGCCCGTCACGACCCAACCTTATAAAATGCGTGTTAGTTAGTTACCAGATACAAAcctgacatatcgcatctgcgcgtctTTGGTTATGTGGTCTATATGCCATTTGCGCTGCCCttatgtacaaaataaaaaagggttCCTCAGGGAATGATggaaatctatgtcggttatgattctccTTATAATATTCGTTACTAAGAACCTTTGACAGACGATCTCTTTATCGCTCATTTTGCGGATTATCACttttatgagacagtcttcccgtcgttagggggagataataAAGTCAACGTTCCTAAAAGAATGACGCGAATAAATGTGGACatccccactatgtctcatatcGATCCCAATCTAGATCGTCATAGTATAACCAGACATTTCCTCTGAATAGTAAAAGTGAtgagatcacatataccagctgtaAATGTGCCTGTAAAgatatgtaccaaatgtacgacggacctTCGTCTCAAAAACAGGAACGCCACAATTGTGGCCGACCCTAGTACATTGGCAGCTAGCTAATCAATCTATCCTACGTCAGAAGCGTGGCAGATCACTTGGTTCGAGGATTTACTTCCCCCAAAATGGAGGAATATGGCACAAACAAATCCGCCcctcgatcgctgtctcaaaccttttcatctcatgagattaaatccAGATTACTCACGAGacctgaagttcttggtcctgtatactagtttggatgagatatggaattggaatgagattatcatagatgatgtttcatttatatggtTACTattgacataaatgaaaagcgacgataatGAACCGCATTCCATTGATTAGTGTCAACGTAAAACTGATTGGTCAACTAGAAGAATCAATTGATGacgaatgagatgaatgaaatagtgcaatataATGCCTTGTGGTGCAAGATTTCTCTTATACGCCATGtgatttgtttgtaccatacttgaccaattccgaaactactgagcaccggttaacgttataccgtcaaggacccagaagagtttccctccaaccaggaggccaatcacaacgtgacaggtgtcgacatcagaagccaatcataacgtgacacatgtcaacatcagaagccaatcacaacacgacacgtgtcaatgttagaatgaaactagaaactctcttctataaatagagatcattctctcacaatatttccgaatgtcatttgtactaaatcattcactagtactcaccaaaggagagcttgaacctatgtacttgtgtaaacccttcacaattaatgagaactcctctactctgtggatgtagccaatatgggtgaaccacgtacatcttgtgtttgcttccatgtctctatccatttacatacttatccacactagtgaccggagcaatctagcgaaggtcacaaatttaacactttatgttttaccaaagtcctcactgattttgtgcatcaacatttggcgccgtctgtgggaacgacacttattcccactctcttcagctttgtcaagctggtttccactattcgtacactctcttttgatcaggcatccctctccaacatggggagcgaaggaagccacagcacatagaatgacacccctcttgcacctagtgcgaagcaacgaaagaatgaaggaaaaatggttgctcttcaagctaaagttgatgagctaaaagctcagaacaacaagataacaatgaagaatgaggtcctccaggagcagtatgagaagctctttgagacgctccatgaaactaggcgtactcaaacacacgagctcgttgcccctgtggacatcaaccatcatctgggtgccatCCAACACGAAGGGTCACATTCatttgacatgggtatccctgatgaagagcgagctaatcatcaaaacattgatcaacatgagacatcTCTCAACTCAGCtgtttcgacccgaagcaggagaagtggaggaagacacctccttgcagaagggttggaaggatcgaaagccgtttatcgtgactgccgagattcctaaagcaatgtcgagagaatcccctccacatatgctcaaagatcaatgacctaagggttcctgaaagactcggtcccctcccacgacccaggttagctgccaatctagggaaggaacgacaggtcccagaggaacatgaaggtacatggaactctgaggtattccgacaaactagccctagaagtcagtactgCGAGTTCAGGGAAAAATCGCACGCTTTTGcttaaactttcctacttccaagaggcgatggagattCACGAAAGAAAAtaccagtggtacatgactccactcaggacacccttgtcctacagctccttgaggaagtaaataagttgaaggccgaacgtcagaccgagatacctgattggaaccaacccaagcctggccctctcacaaggaggatccttgacaccccttTCAaatgaagacaaaacaaaagcttggtttacaactctatactggaagggaggacccaattgaacaccttaacctctttgagtccaccatggcatatcggatgcacaccgatgaagagcgatgtcttctcttccccttcaccctctctggctctaaactggtattgcagTTTTCCACctaagacagtagactcatttgaggaactgaggaaactatttgtctctcaacacatcttccagaccgatcgcttgcattctgcagatgacttgtacactattcaccagaagccgaACGAGTCACTACAAAAGTATGCTgttcgtttcagccatgagtattctcgctgcgctgaggcagatgacaagaccgccctcaaggccttcacggtagggctacgtgattgtttctttaagtacatgatcaatgccaatacttggaagacttactctgaggtgatggcacaggtttacaaccatgcctccgcctaggcaatgacatatcaagggaaacctcccacaaccaccccttatcagcaagtagggagtggaagccagatccaaccaaatgagaaaaccTCGACCTTCTAAACGGCAGTGGTGCCTCCcattgccttacttaatactttgccaagtcaacagacatatcaatctcagggcaaaaggaaagatttccatccttaccagtctcattttagtaaaaagagtaagggacactaccgcgataaccaatggtatcgccatgataatccccgaccccaggcagtcagcacagtgggtcaagcatgtGTCAGGACAACctctaccccgaggtatgaggcatacacacctttgaacgccacatgcgtggccatttaccccagcatagcacacttgatgccgaaaccaaaaccaaggcacccggattacaagcctatgaagaacacgggcacgttttgctgctaccatgaacataacggccatgactgcgagaagtgtatcacccttcgtgatcatattaaagctttggcacgtgaaggaaaaattgatcaattcctccttcaccctccaaggggtaaccgtaaccaacgccaggtaaatgtgatatattccataagtggtggcacacccatatctaaatcttccaacaaggccatgaaaaatagtgaacgagctttcaGGTctagccaccaagtgtttcacgtggaagacatcaggggaggtaagtatcaaaagcctaattgggatccaatatgtttctaccctgaggaagaaagaggtatcatctaccctcacaacgacccactgatcgtggaagctcacatagccaactttgaagtacgacgaatcctggtagacacgggggcttcggtcaatatcatgtttgctgaagctttcagggcccTTAAGAGCAACGCCAGCCATGCTGGTTGCTCGGGCCACAGGCGAGGAGAAAGGGCCCTCGGGCCGGTGGGTGCAGCTCTAGCGGGGAcgggcccgagtgagggtgaGAGCCCGACTCGGAGGCCCGTGGAAAGTTGACAGGCTTGGCCCCCGAGCTCATGTGACGTCAAACTGACGCAAGGGCTGGGTTcggccttttttttaattttttttgtgtcaggtgCGTGCCCCTCACTCGCGAGTGGGGGCGCGTCGCCCGACATGATTTCAGGGGGATGGCCCGCGCGTCAGTTACctttgggaagccacgtggcttcccatggGCCGTTAGATCCCAACGGTTCTTTAATAAGAACCGTCCGATTtacaacggtaaaaaaaaaaaaaagctgattttatatcaaccgtttgatctgagatcaacggttgatattaatctgctttataaatttaaaaaaaaaagaaaaaatagttttaaaattaagaaaagttaccgttgtgacacgtggcacaatctggagtgttggaattcaaaaattttaaatccaacggcagagattaattatttgaataaaaatttaaaaaaaaattgtaaaaaatccgaaaaaattgtaaaaaatctgaaaaaaaaattgtaaaaatttgtttttacttttctataaataccacttcttctccatctaccttacaccacaatttcatattttctcaactactttcaatcaaattcctatctttctctcaaagtttcaatccacattttttccacaaaatggcTACTGATGCAGGTTCgaattggtcgcttcttgaagatgttgcgttgtgcactagctgggttgaagttgctcataattcccttacgggtaatgagatgcaattgcgagaaatgtggagtttaattcataccaaatttgttgagcaaatgagtgggaaaagaaccaaagaatcgatatccagtcgttggaaaatacttagccattcctttagtacgtggagagatgccttgacacaagctagtaataatgttcgaagtggggcaaattatgcggatgaagtaagaatatattataattatttgtttgtattataattttgttacctaatttgattataattatttgtttgtttcatttatttgttacctaattgtttgtattatttatttgtttgcaatatttatttgtgacctaatttcattattatttgtttgtattatttatttgtgacctaataatttcattattattatttgtttgtattatttatttgttacctaataatttcattattattatttgtttgcaatatttatttgtgacctaatttcattattattatttgtttgtattatttatttgtgacctaataatttcattattattatttgtttgtattatttatttgttacctaataatttcattattattatttgtttgtattatttatttgttacctaataatttcattattattcatttgtttgtattatttatttgttacctaataatttcattattattcatttgtttgtattatttatttgttacctaataatttcaatattattcatttgtttgtattatttatttgttacctaataatttcaatattattcatttgtagcaacttcaagcacaagcatggtatggtgccaaaatcaaatcaagaaacaaatcattcacccggtgggaatgttggaatattgttaaagattgtcctaaattcaaagttgtgcctgttggtccagaagtatgcATGAACAGCATCCCTCTACACAACACCTTTGTACACAGCACCCCTCCacactctacacccgatcatggctcccatgtggatgaagaagatggagaagaagtgcctgaaacgcccATTCCTAAACAAGCGTCTgggtcgac of Malus sylvestris chromosome 6, drMalSylv7.2, whole genome shotgun sequence contains these proteins:
- the LOC126625512 gene encoding uncharacterized protein LOC126625512 — protein: MQLREMWSLIHTKFVEQMSGKRTKESISSRWKILSHSFSTWRDALTQASNNVRSGANYADEQLQAQAWYGAKIKSRNKSFTRWECWNIVKDCPKFKVVPVGPEVCMNSIPLHNTFVHSTPPHSTPDHGSHVDEEDGEEVPETPIPKQASGSTRYPIRPLGKKASKRKGSASKNDYGKYMQELARQGELTLARELTKYEADKAREEMLHTQASATQQ